A stretch of the Flavobacterium sp. 5 genome encodes the following:
- the araA gene encoding L-arabinose isomerase has product MIDISQKEVWFVVGSQELYGPETLLKVAEHAQIMGKGFDEASQIPVKVVTKDTLKSPKQVLDLCLEANSNKNCIGIITWMHTFSPAKMWIGGLSILNKPLCHLHTQYNAEIPWATIDMDFMNLNQSAHGDREFGFMMSRMRKKRKVIVGHWQEDRVLTKLGNWTRVALGWNELQNLKVARIGDNMREVAVTEGDKVEAQLRFGMSVNGYDSSDVTKHIEKVTDKQLADLLAVYESTYTLTPSLLEGGAQRSSLVEAAKIELGLRAFMEEGGFGAFTDTFENLGAWKQLPGIATQRLMADGYGFGGEGDWKTAAMVRALKVMNVGLEGGTSFMEDYTYHFTPQKSYVLGSHMLEICPSIADGKASCEVHPLGIGGKEDPARLVFNSPAGDAINVSLVDMGTRFRLIVNEVTAVKPMADLPKLPVARVLWDCKPNLDIAATAWILAGGAHHTVYSQAVTTEFMEDFADIAGIELLVIDTNTTIRNFKDTINANEAYFHLFQTRL; this is encoded by the coding sequence ATGATAGATATATCTCAAAAAGAAGTTTGGTTTGTAGTAGGAAGCCAAGAATTATACGGACCAGAAACATTATTAAAAGTAGCAGAACACGCTCAAATTATGGGAAAAGGATTTGATGAAGCTTCTCAAATTCCAGTAAAAGTGGTTACTAAAGACACTTTGAAATCTCCTAAACAAGTATTGGATTTGTGCTTAGAAGCCAATTCAAACAAAAACTGTATTGGAATCATCACTTGGATGCACACTTTCTCTCCAGCGAAAATGTGGATTGGTGGTTTGAGTATTTTAAACAAACCATTATGTCACTTGCATACACAATACAATGCTGAAATTCCATGGGCAACTATTGATATGGATTTCATGAACCTGAATCAATCTGCTCACGGAGACAGAGAATTTGGTTTTATGATGTCAAGAATGCGTAAAAAACGTAAAGTAATTGTTGGACACTGGCAAGAAGACCGCGTTTTAACTAAACTAGGAAACTGGACAAGAGTTGCTCTTGGTTGGAATGAATTGCAAAACTTAAAAGTAGCTCGTATTGGAGACAATATGCGTGAAGTAGCGGTTACTGAAGGAGATAAAGTAGAAGCGCAATTGCGTTTCGGAATGTCTGTCAATGGATATGATTCATCTGATGTAACTAAACATATTGAAAAAGTTACTGATAAACAATTGGCTGATTTATTAGCTGTTTATGAGTCAACTTATACTTTAACTCCATCACTTTTAGAAGGTGGTGCACAAAGATCTTCTTTGGTTGAGGCAGCAAAAATCGAATTAGGTTTGAGAGCTTTCATGGAAGAAGGTGGTTTTGGAGCATTCACAGATACTTTCGAAAATCTTGGTGCTTGGAAACAGCTTCCTGGAATCGCAACTCAACGTTTAATGGCTGACGGTTACGGTTTTGGTGGTGAAGGTGACTGGAAAACTGCTGCAATGGTTCGTGCTTTGAAAGTAATGAATGTTGGTCTTGAAGGAGGAACTTCTTTCATGGAAGATTACACATATCACTTTACTCCACAAAAATCTTATGTTTTAGGATCACACATGTTGGAAATTTGTCCTTCTATTGCTGATGGAAAAGCTTCTTGTGAAGTACACCCATTAGGAATCGGTGGTAAAGAAGATCCAGCTCGTTTGGTATTTAATTCTCCTGCTGGTGATGCTATTAATGTTTCATTAGTAGACATGGGAACTCGTTTTAGATTAATCGTAAACGAAGTGACTGCTGTAAAACCAATGGCTGATTTGCCAAAATTACCTGTTGCTCGCGTGCTGTGGGATTGTAAACCAAACTTAGATATCGCAGCTACGGCATGGATTCTTGCTGGTGGTGCTCATCATACTGTTTACAGTCAAGCGGTAACTACTGAATTTATGGAAGATTTTGCTGATATTGCTGGAATTGAATTATTAGTAATTGATACAAATACAACTATCCGTAACTTCAAAGATACTATCAATGCAAATGAAGCTTATTTCCATTTGTTTCAAACTAGGCTTTAA
- a CDS encoding aldose epimerase family protein produces MNLVKRCIYGVSILSLASMNVQCKGEKKEEAAGTVLEANATDSVSIAKKEYGKTEKGDQIDQYTLKNHKGMEVNIITYGGIISSLKVPNKAGKSEEVVIGFNSLEQYEKPNPYFGALIGRYGNRIAKGKFTLDGKQYTLAINNDPNALHGGPEGFHRVIWTAEEVKGGDTATLKLKYVAKDMEEGYPGNLTVFVTYTLNKDNALDVTYEATTDKKTVVNLTQHSYFNLSSDFTKPILDDEITIDADKLVPVDATLIPTGELTDVTNTPFDFRKPKVVGKEINANDDQLKKGLGYDHCWVLNNQNKGMRFAASAYNPTSGRLLEVYTDQPGIQFYSGNFLDGTLPMRNGGTYAHRTGLCLETQHYPDSPNQKDFPTTVLSPGENYKTKTTFKFSVK; encoded by the coding sequence ATGAATTTAGTAAAACGTTGTATTTATGGAGTATCCATTTTAAGTTTAGCAAGTATGAATGTACAGTGCAAAGGAGAGAAAAAAGAGGAAGCAGCTGGAACTGTTTTAGAAGCTAATGCTACAGACTCTGTATCGATAGCAAAAAAAGAATATGGTAAAACCGAAAAAGGGGACCAAATTGACCAATATACCTTGAAAAATCATAAAGGTATGGAAGTAAACATTATCACTTATGGTGGTATTATTTCTTCTCTTAAAGTGCCTAATAAAGCTGGTAAATCGGAAGAAGTGGTTATTGGTTTTAATTCATTGGAACAATATGAAAAGCCTAATCCCTATTTTGGTGCATTGATTGGAAGATATGGTAACCGTATTGCTAAGGGTAAATTTACTTTGGACGGAAAACAATACACGTTAGCTATCAACAATGATCCGAATGCTTTGCATGGAGGACCAGAAGGATTCCATAGAGTAATTTGGACTGCGGAAGAAGTAAAAGGTGGTGACACCGCTACATTGAAACTGAAATACGTAGCCAAAGACATGGAAGAAGGATATCCTGGAAACCTGACCGTTTTTGTTACATATACTTTAAACAAAGACAATGCATTAGATGTGACTTATGAAGCTACTACGGATAAGAAAACAGTTGTGAACTTAACTCAACATTCGTATTTCAATTTATCATCTGATTTTACAAAACCAATTTTAGATGATGAAATCACTATTGATGCTGATAAATTGGTTCCTGTAGATGCTACGCTTATTCCAACTGGAGAATTGACAGATGTAACCAATACACCATTTGATTTTAGAAAACCTAAAGTAGTTGGAAAAGAAATTAATGCTAATGACGACCAATTGAAAAAAGGATTGGGTTACGACCATTGCTGGGTTTTGAACAATCAAAACAAAGGAATGCGTTTTGCTGCTTCAGCGTACAATCCAACAAGCGGAAGATTATTGGAAGTATATACCGATCAACCTGGTATTCAATTTTATTCAGGTAACTTCCTTGATGGAACTTTACCAATGAGAAATGGCGGAACATACGCTCACAGAACTGGTCTTTGTCTTGAAACACAACATTACCCAGATTCACCAAATCAAAAAGATTTCCCTACGACTGTTTTAAGTCCAGGAGAAAATTATAAAACAAAAACTACTTTTAAATTTTCAGTTAAGTAG
- a CDS encoding anti-phage dCTP deaminase, with amino-acid sequence MGAEQIKLEVLSNDGESKGKTTREKVKNTCTEELFLGICSPIGSMKDEVIKSLTKILKDTYGYKVEILKLSDHIDTYKINNYQSIEEKTKQFSDLMYKINEGNAIRKRYNNNSVLVELAIRDIYNSRADEVTNIADDPTFLPKAEDFKSRRTCFIFNSIKNKEELLLLRQIYTDNFYQFSVFSPQKEREDNLANKNLAKDEIKNIIDIDEYDNNINGQNVRGTFTDGDFFLRVSEKNIDKLDDKIKRYLHLIFESSIVTPTAEETAMYAAKSASGNSACLSRQVGAAITSKKGNLLSTGWNDVPKFGGNLYREGDKFDFRCNKTGNCSNDEQKDLLVQSIIETLQEDSELKTIFFNDEGYTDMKKISTFNSKLRNSKIKDLIEFSRSVHAEMHAIISGSQISGEKMINGKLFSTTYPCHNCARHIIVAGIKEVYYIEPYKKSLGITLHDDAITEDETSTDKVRILIFDGVAPRKYLTFFTNFAERKQNGKIILKDFKNIKPKIAKSLQALSTLETQAIHSLKECGLLNE; translated from the coding sequence ATGGGTGCTGAGCAAATTAAATTAGAAGTATTATCTAATGACGGAGAATCAAAAGGAAAAACAACTAGAGAGAAAGTAAAAAATACTTGTACTGAAGAATTATTTTTAGGAATTTGTTCACCAATAGGCTCCATGAAAGATGAGGTTATCAAATCATTAACTAAAATTCTTAAAGATACGTATGGCTATAAAGTTGAAATTTTAAAATTGAGTGATCATATAGATACCTATAAAATAAACAATTATCAATCAATTGAAGAGAAAACAAAACAATTCTCTGATTTAATGTATAAAATAAACGAAGGCAATGCTATTAGAAAGCGTTATAATAATAATTCAGTTTTGGTAGAACTTGCCATTAGGGACATTTATAACAGTCGTGCTGATGAAGTAACCAACATAGCTGATGATCCCACATTTTTACCAAAAGCTGAGGATTTTAAAAGTAGAAGAACATGTTTTATATTTAATTCAATAAAAAACAAAGAAGAATTATTACTACTTCGACAAATTTATACTGATAATTTTTACCAATTTAGTGTATTTTCTCCTCAAAAAGAACGTGAAGATAATCTAGCAAATAAAAATTTAGCAAAAGATGAAATCAAAAACATAATTGACATTGATGAATATGATAATAATATTAACGGGCAAAATGTAAGAGGCACATTTACTGATGGTGATTTTTTCTTAAGAGTTTCTGAGAAAAATATCGATAAGTTAGATGATAAAATTAAAAGATATTTACATTTAATTTTTGAAAGTTCTATAGTTACTCCCACTGCTGAAGAAACGGCAATGTATGCCGCTAAATCTGCTTCAGGTAATTCAGCATGTTTATCAAGACAGGTAGGCGCTGCGATAACAAGTAAAAAAGGTAATCTCTTATCAACAGGATGGAATGATGTTCCTAAATTTGGAGGCAACCTATACCGTGAAGGAGACAAATTTGATTTTAGATGTAACAAAACTGGCAATTGTAGTAATGATGAACAAAAAGATTTATTAGTGCAAAGTATAATAGAAACACTACAGGAAGATTCTGAATTAAAAACAATTTTTTTTAATGACGAAGGTTACACAGATATGAAAAAAATTAGTACTTTTAATTCAAAATTAAGAAATTCAAAGATTAAAGACCTAATTGAGTTTTCTAGGTCAGTCCATGCTGAAATGCATGCAATTATATCAGGAAGTCAGATTTCAGGAGAAAAAATGATTAATGGTAAGTTATTTAGCACGACATATCCTTGTCATAATTGCGCTAGGCATATTATTGTTGCAGGTATTAAGGAAGTTTATTACATTGAACCTTATAAAAAGAGTTTAGGAATAACTTTACATGATGATGCAATCACAGAAGATGAAACTAGTACAGACAAAGTTAGGATATTAATTTTTGATGGAGTTGCTCCTCGTAAGTATTTGACTTTTTTCACTAACTTTGCGGAGAGAAAACAGAATGGTAAAATTATTCTTAAAGATTTTAAGAACATCAAACCAAAGATAGCAAAATCCTTACAGGCTTTGTCAACACTAGAAACCCAAGCAATACATTCTCTAAAAGAGTGCGGATTATTAAACGAATAA
- a CDS encoding L-ribulose-5-phosphate 4-epimerase, with translation MSQYKDLKQECYEANMQLNALNLVVYTFGNVSAVDREKGVFAIKPSGVPYEDLKPEDIVIVDFDNNVIEGSLRPSSDTKTHAYLYKNWPNIGGVAHTHATYSVAWSQSQRDIPIFGTTHADHLTSDIPCAAPMDDSLIEGNYEHNTGIQILDCFNEKKLSYEETEMILIGNHGPFVWGKNAAKAVYNSKVLEVVAEMAYLTLQINPNAPRLKDSLIKKHYLRKHGKDSYYGQ, from the coding sequence ATGTCACAGTATAAAGATTTAAAACAGGAATGCTACGAAGCTAACATGCAATTGAACGCATTGAATTTGGTAGTGTATACTTTTGGAAACGTTAGTGCCGTTGATCGCGAAAAAGGAGTTTTCGCCATCAAACCAAGTGGTGTTCCATATGAAGACCTAAAACCTGAGGATATCGTAATTGTTGATTTTGATAACAACGTTATTGAAGGAAGCCTACGCCCTTCTTCAGATACAAAAACACATGCTTATTTATACAAAAACTGGCCAAATATTGGCGGTGTTGCACATACTCATGCCACTTATTCTGTGGCTTGGTCACAATCACAAAGAGACATTCCGATTTTTGGCACCACCCATGCCGACCACTTAACCTCAGATATCCCCTGCGCTGCCCCAATGGATGACAGCTTAATCGAAGGAAACTACGAGCATAATACGGGTATCCAAATTTTGGATTGTTTCAATGAAAAAAAACTTTCTTATGAAGAAACAGAAATGATTTTGATTGGAAATCACGGACCATTTGTCTGGGGAAAAAATGCAGCCAAAGCCGTTTACAACTCTAAAGTTCTTGAAGTTGTTGCTGAAATGGCCTATTTGACTTTGCAAATCAATCCTAATGCTCCAAGATTGAAAGATTCTTTAATCAAAAAGCATTACCTACGCAAACACGGAAAAGATTCGTATTACGGACAGTAA
- a CDS encoding ribulokinase, producing the protein MKNYVIGLDYGSDSVRAVLIDTENGQELSSSVCNYKRWANKEYCNASINQFRQHPLDHIEGLETTIKYVVENSKIDPSLIRSICIDTTGSSPIPVAADGTPLALVKGFEHNPNAMMVLWKDHTAINEANEINELAANWGGEDFTKYEGGIYSSEWFWAKILHVAREDEAVKNAAHTWMEHCDLMTYLLIDNKDLKTFKRSRCAAGHKAMWHEDWNGLPPVEFLEKLDPYLAALRGNLYEETYTSDLVAGNLNQEWATRLGLTTDTVIAVGTFDAHSGAVGAKIDEHTLVRVMGTSTCDIIVDTKESIGTKTVRGICGQVDGSVIPGYIGLEAGQSAFGDLLAWYKELLLWPTENLVTSSTLLTDEQKEQLKAEISDKLIKELTIEAEKIPLSESIPIALDWINGRRTPDANQELKSAISNLSLGTKAPHVFKSLVNAICFGSKKIVDRFEEEGVRIDTVIGIGGVARKSPFIMQTLANVLNKPIKVALSDQAPALGAAIYAAVAAGIYPNVIEASQKMGSPFESEYTPQLDKVAAYNKLLLAYDRLSAYADPSIKKQQHVTV; encoded by the coding sequence ATGAAAAATTATGTAATTGGATTAGATTATGGCTCAGATTCTGTTCGTGCCGTATTGATAGACACTGAGAATGGACAGGAATTATCATCTAGCGTTTGTAACTACAAGCGATGGGCGAATAAAGAATATTGTAATGCATCAATAAATCAGTTTCGTCAACATCCATTGGATCATATCGAAGGATTGGAAACTACTATAAAATATGTTGTAGAAAACAGTAAAATAGATCCTTCTCTTATCAGAAGTATTTGTATCGACACTACAGGTTCATCTCCAATACCAGTTGCTGCAGATGGAACTCCATTGGCATTGGTAAAAGGTTTTGAGCATAATCCAAATGCCATGATGGTTTTATGGAAAGATCATACTGCCATAAATGAAGCGAACGAAATCAACGAACTGGCAGCCAACTGGGGTGGAGAAGATTTTACAAAATATGAAGGAGGAATCTATTCATCAGAATGGTTTTGGGCAAAAATATTACATGTTGCCAGAGAAGATGAAGCTGTCAAAAATGCAGCTCATACTTGGATGGAACATTGCGATTTAATGACATATTTATTAATCGATAATAAAGATTTAAAAACTTTCAAAAGAAGCCGTTGTGCAGCGGGTCACAAAGCAATGTGGCACGAAGACTGGAACGGATTACCTCCAGTAGAATTTTTAGAAAAATTAGATCCGTATCTAGCTGCATTACGTGGCAACTTATATGAAGAAACCTATACTTCTGATTTAGTAGCAGGTAATTTAAACCAAGAATGGGCTACTCGATTAGGTCTTACTACAGATACCGTTATCGCAGTAGGAACTTTTGATGCACATTCAGGAGCAGTTGGTGCAAAAATAGACGAACATACTTTGGTTCGTGTTATGGGAACCTCAACTTGTGATATTATTGTTGATACTAAAGAATCTATTGGAACAAAAACAGTTCGTGGAATTTGCGGACAAGTTGATGGTTCAGTAATTCCAGGCTATATCGGGTTAGAAGCTGGACAATCTGCTTTTGGCGATTTATTAGCTTGGTACAAAGAATTATTATTATGGCCAACTGAAAATTTAGTAACCAGTTCTACCCTATTGACAGACGAACAAAAAGAACAGTTGAAAGCAGAAATCAGTGATAAATTAATCAAAGAATTAACTATTGAAGCAGAGAAAATTCCATTATCTGAAAGTATTCCAATCGCTTTAGACTGGATTAACGGGCGACGAACTCCAGATGCTAATCAAGAACTTAAAAGTGCAATTTCAAACTTATCATTAGGAACAAAAGCACCTCATGTTTTCAAATCATTGGTAAATGCGATTTGTTTTGGTTCTAAAAAAATAGTAGATCGTTTTGAAGAAGAAGGAGTACGTATTGATACCGTAATTGGAATTGGTGGTGTAGCTCGTAAATCTCCATTCATCATGCAAACTTTGGCTAATGTATTGAACAAACCTATCAAAGTAGCTTTATCAGATCAAGCACCTGCTTTGGGAGCTGCTATATATGCAGCGGTTGCTGCTGGAATTTATCCAAATGTAATAGAAGCGAGTCAAAAAATGGGAAGCCCTTTTGAAAGTGAATATACACCACAACTTGACAAAGTTGCCGCATACAACAAATTACTTTTAGCCTACGATCGATTAAGTGCTTATGCCGATCCATCAATAAAAAAACAACAACATGTCACAGTATAA
- a CDS encoding ribose-phosphate pyrophosphokinase, translating into MSHLEPEAKIFACSKSEYLAEKIAKEYGIPLGKVTMSTYSDGEFQPSYEESIRGLRVFIVCSTFPTADNLMELLLMIDAAKRASARHITAVIPYFGWARQDRKDKPRVPIGAKLVANLLDAAGATRIMTMDLHADQIQGFFEKPVDHLFASTIFLPYVESLALDNLMIASPDMGGSKRAYAYSKFLNSEVVICYKQRKAANVIETMELIGEVKGKNVILVDDMIDTGGTLAKAADLMIEKGALSVRAICTHAILSGGAYEKIENSKLLELIVTDSIPLKKQSNKIRVVSCAPLFAEVMHMVHHNNSISGKFLM; encoded by the coding sequence ATGTCACACCTAGAACCAGAAGCTAAAATTTTTGCTTGTTCAAAAAGTGAATATCTTGCAGAGAAAATTGCAAAAGAATACGGTATACCATTGGGTAAAGTAACAATGTCTACTTATAGTGACGGCGAATTTCAGCCATCTTACGAGGAGTCTATCAGAGGGTTACGCGTATTTATAGTATGCTCTACTTTTCCAACTGCAGATAATTTAATGGAATTATTATTAATGATTGATGCAGCAAAACGTGCATCAGCAAGACATATTACTGCTGTAATACCTTACTTTGGTTGGGCAAGACAAGACAGAAAAGACAAACCAAGAGTTCCGATTGGAGCCAAACTTGTAGCTAATTTATTAGATGCAGCTGGGGCAACTCGAATCATGACAATGGATTTACACGCAGATCAAATACAAGGATTCTTCGAGAAACCAGTAGATCATCTTTTTGCATCGACTATCTTTTTACCATATGTAGAAAGCCTTGCTCTAGATAATTTAATGATTGCGTCACCAGATATGGGAGGATCGAAAAGAGCTTATGCTTATTCAAAATTCTTAAATTCTGAAGTAGTTATCTGTTACAAACAAAGAAAAGCGGCCAATGTTATCGAAACTATGGAGCTTATCGGAGAAGTTAAAGGTAAAAATGTAATCTTAGTAGATGACATGATTGACACAGGAGGAACTTTAGCGAAAGCTGCCGATTTAATGATCGAAAAAGGAGCCTTAAGCGTAAGAGCAATTTGTACACACGCCATTTTATCTGGTGGCGCTTACGAAAAAATAGAAAATTCAAAATTGTTGGAACTAATCGTAACCGATTCTATTCCGTTAAAAAAACAATCAAATAAAATAAGAGTAGTGAGTTGTGCACCTCTTTTTGCTGAAGTAATGCACATGGTACACCACAACAATTCAATTAGCGGAAAGTTTTTAATGTAG